A single region of the Bos mutus isolate GX-2022 chromosome 17, NWIPB_WYAK_1.1, whole genome shotgun sequence genome encodes:
- the BBS12 gene encoding chaperonin-containing T-complex member BBS12, with the protein MDCRVINRRRHTGLQQLSSFAETGRTFLGPVKSSKFIIDEECHESVLISSTVRLLESLDLTSAVGQLLNEAIQAQNSTYRTGTSTLLFLVGAWSSAAEECLHLGVPMSLIASVMSEGLNSCIEEVESLQVPIHSVCDHIDSTETFSGLSVSLYPSLQIPSGTGLVQKEHDLKDVTSQSLAFCSLSGRPVKSPQLFRLQAKFEADENISRTPQTLKNNLLADTHCRKSVLTHSRHFSRTDHHWISKPGGFLEQLSAAAPKTYSCSDLAELEVGLSHGDPSSMRLVDEAVRLQRQNAGRQRGSHTGRFPFDISRIFTCCLPGLPDTLSCVCPGYITVVSMSTATLVKELQNQPVRVVLVEGDLTENYRHLGFNKPANIKTVSESVKVQQDSSEELWTDHVLQVLIKFNVNLVLARGNVSERLAEKCTDSKRLVIGSVQDSVLQAFAEASGAVQVAYLTHVNENCVGSGVSVTTWRSIPSDTVDGISRMAVVLKTEGINLVTVVLTSPVIAQMQTREDRFWTCASRLYYALKEQKVFLGGGAVEILCLTHLQSLAGQSVNKGNQDCSGWLHNTSSWLASSAALYRPTVLKCLADGWHRYLSTLLRNTSVYSSDSEAATSIQCHLQNAADSGSPSSYILNEYSKLNSVILNSGISDKLEPIPRVYDVVTPKIEAWRRALDLVLLVLQTDNEIITGLAHTQKSSQESEGFLFL; encoded by the coding sequence ATGGATTGCAGGGTCATAAACAGAAGAAGGCACACAGGACTGCAACAACTTTCCTCATTTGCCGAAACAGGAAGAACTTTCCTAGGCCCAGTAAAATCATCCAAATTTATTATAGATGAAGAGTGCCATGAAAGTGTGTTAATTAGCTCAACAGTAAGGCTTCTTGAAAGTTTGGATTTAACCAGTGCAGTGGGACAACTTCTCAATGAAGCCATTCAGGCACAAAACAGCACATACAGAACTGGAACCAGTACTCTTTTGTTTCTCGTTGGTGCATGGAGCAGTGCTGCCGAAGAATGTCTTCATTTGGGTGTCCCCATGTCATTAATAGCGTCTGTGATGTCAGAAGGCTTGAATTCATGCATTGAAGAGGTAGAATCCCTTCAAGTACCTATCCACAGTGTATGTGACCATATAGACAGCACAGAAACGTTTTCTGGACTTAGTGTCAGCTTGTACCCTTCTCTACAAATCCCTTCAGGTACTGGCTTGGTCCAGAAAGAGCATGATCTCAAAGACGTTACCTCTCAGTCACTGGCCTTCTGCAGTCTTTCTGGGAGACCTGTTAAATCACCTCAACTGTTTAGGCTTCAGGCTAAGTTTGAAGCAGATGAGAACATATCACGAACTCCTCAAACTCTGAAAAACAACCTGCTTGCAGACACCCACTGCCGAAAGTCAGTCCTGACCCACAGTAGACATTTTAGTAGGACAGATCATCACTGGATAAGCAAGCCAGGTGGATTTCTAGAACAACTTAGTGCAGCTGCTCCAAAGACTTACAGCTGTAGCGATCTGGCAGAGTTGGAGGTGGGTTTGAGTCACGGAGACCCCAGCAGCATGAGGCTAGTGGACGAAGCAGTACGGCTGCAGCGTCAGAATGCAGGCAGGCAGCGAGGCAGCCATACCGGGCGATTCCCCTTTGACATTTCAAGAATCTTCACCTGCTGCTTACCGGGCTTACCTGACACTTTGTCTTGTGTCTGTCCAGGATACATCACTGTTGTGTCAATGTCCACTGCTACTCTGGTCAAGGAATTGCAGAATCAGCCGGTCCGTGTAGTTCTTGTTGAGGGTGACCTCACTGAGAATTACCGCCATCTGGGATTTAATAAGCCTGCAAATATTAAAACAGTGTCAGAAAGCGTGAAGGTTCAACAGGACAGCTcagaagaactgtggacagatcATGTATTACAGGTGTTAATCAAGTTCAACGTGAACCTTGTCCTGGCACGAGGAAATGTGTCTGAACGCTTAGCTGAAAAATGCACCGATAGTAAGCGGCTGGTAATTGGATCGGTGCAAGACAGTGTGCTGCAGGCTTTTGCAGAGGCTTCGGGAGCCGTGCAGGTGGCCTACCTCACACACGTGAATGAAAACTGTGTGGGCAGTGGGGTCTCTGTGACCACGTGGAGAAGCATTCCCTCTGACACTGTAGATGGGATCAGCAGAATGGCAGTCGTGTTAAAAACAGAAGGAATTAATTTGGTTACAGTAGTACTGACTAGCCCAGTCATTGCCCAGATGCAAACCAGAGAAGACAGGTTCTGGACTTGTGCCTCTCGTCTGTATTATGCTCTGAAAGAGCAAAAGGTCTTCCTTGGAGGTGGTGCAGTTGAAATTTTGTGTCTTACCCATCTTCAGAGTCTTGCGGGACAGTCTGTGAATAAAGGAAATCAAGACTGTTCAGGGTGGCTGCATAACACTTCCTCTTGGCTGGCCTCATCTGCAGCACTGTATAGACCTACAGTGCTTAAATGCCTGGCAGATGGATGGCACAGGTACCTCTCAACTCTCCTGCGTAACACTTCCGTTTACTCATCAGACTCTGAAGCTGCCACATCCATTCAGTGTCATCTACAAAATGCTGCAGACTCTGGCTCTCCTTCATCTTACATCTTGAATGAATATAGTAAACTTAACAGTGTAATTTTAAATTCAGGCATTTCAGATAAGTTGGAACCAATTCCAAGAGTTTATGACGTTGTTACACCAAAAATTGAGGCATGGCGCCGAGCTCTGGATTTAGTACTGTTAGTACTTCAGACAGACAATGAAATTATCACTGgacttgcacacacacagaaaagttcACAGGAATCagaaggctttttatttttgtaa